From the genome of Patescibacteria group bacterium, one region includes:
- a CDS encoding Hsp20/alpha crystallin family protein, translating into MPKIKSQSSDKLVTDDIAEEEFWADAVKEQQNDSITDSPEVDHGGWLEENYDGQLSVDVYQTEDSIIIKSTIAGVKSEDIDISINNDMVTIRGLRQKQEEVAKEDYFYQECYWGGFSRSIILPVEVKEDKVDAELENGILTVVLPRAIKTKATSIKVKEKK; encoded by the coding sequence ATGCCAAAAATAAAATCACAATCTTCAGATAAACTAGTGACGGATGATATTGCGGAGGAAGAGTTCTGGGCGGATGCTGTCAAAGAACAGCAAAACGATTCAATTACGGATTCTCCGGAAGTCGATCATGGCGGTTGGTTAGAAGAAAATTATGACGGTCAATTATCAGTTGATGTCTATCAGACTGAAGATTCAATTATTATCAAATCAACGATCGCCGGAGTTAAATCAGAGGATATTGATATCTCCATCAATAATGACATGGTTACAATCCGCGGTCTGCGCCAAAAACAGGAAGAAGTGGCAAAGGAGGATTACTTCTACCAGGAATGTTATTGGGGAGGGTTTTCCCGCTCGATTATTCTTCCGGTTGAAGTGAAAGAGGATAAGGTTGACGCGGAATTAGAAAATGGAATTTTAACAGTCGTTCTTCCCAGAGCTATCAAGACTAAGGCTACAAGTATTAAGGTTAAAGAAAAAAAGTAG